The window AGCTCGGCCTGCTCGAGGCGACCGAGGACCGGGAGTACGCGCTCCGGCTGGGAGCGGTGCGCGCGGCGCTGCTCGAACGCATGGCGGGCGCGGGCGACGTCGTCGACGGGCTGCTCGCCGCGCCGGGGCTGCTGTTGGAGCTGACGGGCGCAGAGGGCGCGGCGCTCTGCCTCGGCGACGGCGAGTGCGCGACCGTCGGGCGCACGCCCGGCGCGGCGGAGGTCCGCGCCCTCGCCGCGTGGCTCGCCGCCGGGCGCGACGCCTCCGACGCGGACACGTTCGTCAGCGACAACTTGGGCGCGGCGTTCCCGCCCGCCGCGGCCTACGCCGACGCGGCGAGCGGCGTGCTGGCCGTCGCGCTGAGCCGCGTGCGGCCGTACTACGTGCTCTGGTTCCGCCCGCAGGCCGCGCAGACGATGCGCTGGGGCGGCGATCCCGCGGACAAGCCCGTGCGCGTGGGCGCCGACGGCGTCGCGCGCCTCACGCCGCGCGGCTCGTTCGCGGCGTGGGAGGAGGGGGTGCGCGGGCGGTCGCGCCCGTGGCGGCGCGCGGAGGTCGAGGCGGCGCGCGCGCTCCGCGGCACCGTCGTCGACGCCCTGCTCACGCGCGCCGACGAGCTGGCCGCGCTCAACCGCGCGCTCGAGCAGAGCAACCGCGAGCTCGACGACTTCGCCTACGTCGCCTCGCACGACTTGAAGGAGCCACTCCGCGGGATCCACAACTACGCGGCGATGGTGAGCGAGGACTACGCCGGCGTGCCGCTCGACGCCGACGGCGTGGCGCGGCTCGACACGATCCGCCGCCTCACGACGCGGCTCGACGGGCTGATCGACTCGCTGCTCGATCACGCGCGCGTCAACCGGCTCGCACTCGACGTCGAGCCCGTCGACGCGGGCGAGGCGCTCGCCGACGCGCTCGACCGGCTGGCCGAATCGGTGCGGACCAGGGGCGCGACGGTGCGCGTGCCACGCCCGCTCCCCGCCGTGCGCGCCGACCGCGAGCGGCTCGTCGAGGTGTTCGCCAACCTCGTCTCGAACGCGGTCAAGTACGGCGGTCCGACGCCGGAGGTTGAGGTGGGCGCTCTCGACGCGCCCGACGCCCCGGACGCGTCGCCGATCCTGTACGTGCGCGACCGCGGCATCGGGATCGAGCCGCGGCACCACGCGACCGTGTTCCGCCTGTTCAAGCGGCTGCACCCGCGCGACGCCTACGGCGGCGGCTCGGGGGCCGGGCTCACGATCGTGCAGAAGATCGTCGAGCGGCACGGCGGACGCGTCTGGCTGGAGAGCGCGCCGGGGCAGGGCACGACGTTCTACTTCACGCTCGGTCCGGCCGCGCCCGCGGTAACTTCCGACGTCGCCCCGCACGCCGGACCCGAGCCCACGCCGCCCGCTCGATGATCGCCCAGGACGTCTCCCCCCTCCTCGTCGTCGAAGACAGCGAGGAGGACTACACCGCGCTTCGCTGGGCGCTGCGCAAGGTCGGCGTCGACCGCCCGCTACGCCGCTGTGCGACCGGGGCCGAGCTGTTCGACTACCTGCGTCGCACCGGGCCGTACGCGGCCGCGGCGTCGGGCGGGCCCGCCGACAGCGGCCCCGGCGACGCGCCGACGCCCGCGCTCATCCTGCTCGACCTCAACCTCGGCGTCGACGACGGGCGCGACGTGCTCGCGCGGCTCAAGGCCGACGCGGCGCTGCGCCGCATCCCGGTCGTCGTCTGGACCACGTCGGCGCACCCGGACGACGTGGCGCAGTGCTACGCGCACGGCGCGAGCGGCTACGCGACGAAGCCGGTGGACGTGGACCAGCTGGTCGAGTCGCTGCGCAACGTGACGCGCTACTGGTTCGGGTGCGTGATCCTCCCCGACGCCGCGCCCGGCGCGCCCGCGCGGGCGTCGTCGGGCGCCCGTGGCTGACGTGCCCGCGCCCGGCGGCCCCGGGGAGGTGCGCACGGTGCTCGTGGTCGACGACTCGCCGGAGGACGCGGAGGTCGTGCGCCGCCACCTGCGCCGCGCGCCCGACCGCACGTACGCGGTGCGCCACGTCCAGCTCGCCGCCGACGCGCTGGCCGTCGTGCGGGACGCCGCGCGCCGGCCCGACGTCGTGCTCCTCGACCACGGGCTCCCCGACATGAGCGGCCTCGAGCTGCTCGATGCGTTAGGCGCGGGGCCGGACGGGCTGCCGGTGCCCGTCGTCATGCTCACCGGGACGCACGCCCACGTCGACACGGCGGTCGCGGCGATG is drawn from Gemmatimonadetes bacterium T265 and contains these coding sequences:
- a CDS encoding histidine kinase, which produces MTASPPPAVDGLLPPGTPVDLETCDREPIHLIGGVQPHGALLAVEGPELRVTRASANAAERLGVSDGVSPGGRALLGRPLGEVVGAGPAAALAAAGAEAAADDAARAYHPVAVEVAGRAFEVVVHRGADGGLLLEFEPAPGEALGVAAFHATVRRTMAAVARGTSVRAAAAAVADEVRRVTGFDRVWVYRFHEDWHGEIIAESRADAVAESWLDLHYPAADIPAQARALFLRHWLRLIVDVHAEPSSVLGDGGGPLDLSDCVLRAVSPVHLEYLRNMGVRASMSVSLVRDGALWGLVSCHHYAGPRRVSYDVRAACELLAQAFSTQLGLLEATEDREYALRLGAVRAALLERMAGAGDVVDGLLAAPGLLLELTGAEGAALCLGDGECATVGRTPGAAEVRALAAWLAAGRDASDADTFVSDNLGAAFPPAAAYADAASGVLAVALSRVRPYYVLWFRPQAAQTMRWGGDPADKPVRVGADGVARLTPRGSFAAWEEGVRGRSRPWRRAEVEAARALRGTVVDALLTRADELAALNRALEQSNRELDDFAYVASHDLKEPLRGIHNYAAMVSEDYAGVPLDADGVARLDTIRRLTTRLDGLIDSLLDHARVNRLALDVEPVDAGEALADALDRLAESVRTRGATVRVPRPLPAVRADRERLVEVFANLVSNAVKYGGPTPEVEVGALDAPDAPDASPILYVRDRGIGIEPRHHATVFRLFKRLHPRDAYGGGSGAGLTIVQKIVERHGGRVWLESAPGQGTTFYFTLGPAAPAVTSDVAPHAGPEPTPPAR
- a CDS encoding two-component system response regulator; its protein translation is MIAQDVSPLLVVEDSEEDYTALRWALRKVGVDRPLRRCATGAELFDYLRRTGPYAAAASGGPADSGPGDAPTPALILLDLNLGVDDGRDVLARLKADAALRRIPVVVWTTSAHPDDVAQCYAHGASGYATKPVDVDQLVESLRNVTRYWFGCVILPDAAPGAPARASSGARG